A genomic window from Motacilla alba alba isolate MOTALB_02 chromosome 2, Motacilla_alba_V1.0_pri, whole genome shotgun sequence includes:
- the LOC119697269 gene encoding feather beta keratin-like, protein MACNNICRPCGPTPLANSCNEPCALQCQDSRVIIDPSPVLVTLPGPIMSSFPQNTAVGSTSSAALGTELNVQGQPISGGFGGFGFGLGYGRGFGYGLGGLGCYGRRGGYIC, encoded by the coding sequence ATGGCCTGCAACAACATCTGCCGTCCCTGTGGACCCACCccgctggccaacagctgcaacgagccctgtgccctgcaatgcCAGGATTCCCGCGTCATCATCgacccttcccctgtgctggtcaccctgccaggacccatcATGAGCTCCTTCCCCCAGAACACCGCCGTCGGATCCACCTCCTccgctgctctgggcactgagctcaatgtgcagggacagcccatcTCTGGCGGATTTGGTGGCTTTGGCTTTGGCCTTGGCTATGGACGTGGATTTGGCTATGGGCTGGGAGGCCTGGGATGCTATGGCAGAAGGGGCGGCTACATCTGCTAA
- the LOC119697268 gene encoding feather beta keratin-like, with amino-acid sequence MACNSLCRPCGPTPLANSCNEPCALQCQNSSVIIDPSPVLVTLPGPIMTSFPQNTAVGSTSSAAVGTELNAQGQPISGGFGYGLGFGLGYGRGFGYGLGGLGCYGRRGGYIC; translated from the coding sequence ATGGCCTGCAACAGCCTCTGCCGTCCCTGCGGACCCACCccgctggccaacagctgcaacgagccctgtgccctgcaatgcCAGAACTCCAGTGTCATCATCGACCCTTCCCCGGTGCTggtcaccctgccaggacccatcatgacctccttcccccagaacaCCGCCGTCGGATCCACCTCCTCCGCTGCCGTGGGCACTGAGCTCaatgcccagggacagcccatcTCTGGCGGATTTGGCTACGGCCTTGGCTTTGGCCTTGGCTATGGCCGTGGATTTGGCTATGGCCTGGGAGGCCTGGGCTGCTATGGCAGAAGGGGCGGCTACATCTGCTAA
- the LOC119697265 gene encoding feather beta keratin-like has translation MPCLTLSVPGTLHTTPMACNNICTPCGPTPLANSCNEPCALQCQDSRVIIDPSPVLVTLPGPIMSSFPQNTAVGSTSSAAVGTELSVQGQPISGGFGGFGYGLGYGRGFGYGLGGLGCYGRRGGNIC, from the coding sequence ATGCCTTGCCTCACCCTCTCTGTTCCAGGCACCCTCCACACCACACCCATGGCCTGCAACAACATCTGCACTCCCTGCGGACCCACCccgctggccaacagctgcaacgagccctgtgccctgcaatgcCAGGATTCCCGCGTCATCATCgacccttcccctgtgctggtcaccctgccaggacccatcATGAGCTCCTTCCCCCAGAACACCGCCGTCGGATCCACCTCCTCGGCTGCCGTGGGCACTGAGCTCagtgtgcagggacagcccatcTCTGGTGGCTTTGGTGGCTTTGGCTATGGCCTTGGCTACGGCCGTGGATTTGGCTATGGCCTGGGAGGCCTGGGCTGCTATGGCAGAAGGGGCGGCAACATCTGCTAA
- the LOC119697555 gene encoding feather beta keratin-like has translation MACNNICTPCGPTPLANSCNEPCALQCQDSRVVIQPSPVLVTLPGPIMSSFPQNTAVGSTSSAALGTELSVQGQPISGGFGGFGLGYGRGFGYGLGGLGCYGRRGGYIC, from the coding sequence ATGGCCTGCAACAACATCTGCACTCCCTGCGGACCCACCccgctggccaacagctgcaacgagccctgtgccctgcaatgcCAGGATTCCCGCGTTGTTATCCAGCCTTCTCCCGTGCTGGTTaccctgccaggacccatcATGAGCTCCTTCCCCCAGAACACCGCCGTCGGATCCACCTCCTccgctgctctgggcactgagctcagtgtgcagggacagcccatcTCTGGTGGCTTTGGTGGCTTTGGCCTTGGCTATGGCCGTGGATTTGGCTATGGGCTGGGAGGCCTGGGCTGCTATGGCAGAAGGGGCGGCTACATCTGCTAA
- the LOC119697480 gene encoding feather beta keratin-like, which produces MACNSLCRPCGPTPLANSCNEPCALQCQDSRVVIQPSPVLVTLPGPIMSSFPQNTAVGSTSSAAVGTELSVQGQPISGGFGGFGYGLGYGRGFGYGLGGLGCYGRRGGNIC; this is translated from the coding sequence ATGGCCTGCAACAGCCTCTGCCGTCCCTGCGGACCCACCccgctggccaacagctgcaacgagccctgtgccctgcaatgcCAGGATTCCCGCGTCGTTATCCAGCCTTCTCCCGTGCTggtcaccctgccaggacccatcATGAGCTCCTTCCCCCAGAACACCGCCGTCGGATCCACCTCCTCCGCTGCCGTGGGCACTGAGCTCagtgtgcagggacagcccatcTCTGGTGGCTTTGGTGGCTTTGGCTATGGCCTTGGCTATGGCCGTGGATTTGGCTATGGCCTGGGAGGCCTGGGCTGCTATGGCAGAAGGGGCGGCAACATCTGCTAA
- the LOC119697724 gene encoding feather beta keratin-like, protein MACNNICSPCGPTPLANSCNEPCALQCQDSRVVIQPSPVLVTLPGPIMTSFPQNTAVGSTSSAAVGTELNVQGQPISGGFGFGLGYGRGFGYGLGGLGCYGRRGYGYNC, encoded by the coding sequence ATGGCCTGCAACAACATCTGCAGTCCCTGCGGACCCACCccgctggccaacagctgcaacgagccctgtgccctgcaatgcCAGGATTCCCGCGTTGTTATCCAGCCTTCTCCCGTGCTggtcaccctgccaggacccatcatgacctccttcccccagaacaCCGCCGTCGGATCCACCTCCTCGGCTGCCGTGGGCACTGAGCTCaatgtgcagggacagcccatcTCTGGCGGATTTGGCTTTGGCCTTGGCTATGGGCGTGGATTTGGCTATGGGCTGGGGGGCCTGGGCTGCTATGGCAGAAGGGGCTATGGCTACAACTGCTAA
- the LOC119697525 gene encoding feather beta keratin-like, translating to MACNNICRPCGPTPLANSCNEPCALQCQDSRVVIQPSPVLVTLPGPIMTSFPQNTAVGSTSSAAVGTELSVQGQPISGGFGGFGLGYGRGFGYGLGGLGCYGRRGGYIC from the coding sequence ATGGCCTGTAACAACATCTGCCGTCCCTGCGGACCCACCccgctggccaacagctgcaacgagccctgtgccctgcaatgcCAGGATTCCCGCGTCGTTATCCAGCCTTCTCCCGTGCTggtcaccctgccaggacccatcatgacctccttcccccagaacaCCGCCGTCGGATCCACCTCCTCCGCTGCCGTGGGCACTGAGCTCagtgtgcagggacagcccatcTCTGGGGGCTTTGGTGGCTTTGGCCTTGGCTATGGCCGTGGATTTGGCTACGGCCTGGGAGGCCTGGGCTGCTATGGCAGAAGGGGCGGCTACATCTGCTGA